The following are from one region of the Chloroflexota bacterium genome:
- the trpS gene encoding tryptophan--tRNA ligase, with translation MKKRTFSGIQPTGNSHIGNYLGAMKNWVRDQEKFDNVYCVVDLHALTVPQDPAELRQNIRNMAAMLFAVGLTQEHCRIFVQSHVAAHSEAAWLLNCVTPIGWLERMTQYKDKAQKQQSVYTGLLDYPVLMAGDILLYHAHYVPVGEDQKQHVELTRDIAQSFNARFGDVFTLPEPMIPPVGGRVMSLSEPTRKMSKSDDDPNSAVLLLDSPDMIRKKFARATTDSQRSIVFDESRPGVTNLLTIYELFSGQSRAQIEAHFAGKGYGDLKKELAEVVIEGLKPVQARFAELTSDPATLDGILRQNAEACAAIADKTLRDMQVAMGLR, from the coding sequence ATGAAAAAACGCACATTCAGCGGCATCCAGCCCACCGGCAACAGCCATATCGGCAACTACCTGGGCGCGATGAAGAACTGGGTCCGCGACCAGGAGAAGTTCGATAACGTCTACTGCGTCGTGGACCTGCACGCGCTCACCGTGCCGCAGGACCCGGCCGAGCTGCGGCAAAATATCCGCAACATGGCGGCGATGCTGTTCGCCGTGGGGCTGACGCAGGAGCACTGCCGCATCTTCGTGCAGTCGCACGTCGCCGCGCACAGCGAGGCGGCCTGGCTGCTGAACTGCGTCACGCCGATTGGCTGGCTGGAGCGCATGACGCAGTACAAGGACAAGGCACAGAAGCAGCAGAGCGTCTACACCGGCCTGCTCGACTACCCGGTGCTGATGGCCGGGGACATCCTGCTCTACCACGCGCACTACGTGCCGGTCGGCGAGGACCAGAAGCAGCACGTCGAGCTGACGCGCGACATCGCGCAGTCGTTCAACGCGCGCTTCGGCGACGTGTTCACCCTGCCGGAGCCGATGATCCCGCCGGTGGGCGGGCGCGTCATGAGCCTGTCGGAGCCGACCAGGAAGATGTCGAAGAGCGATGATGACCCGAATTCAGCGGTCCTGCTGCTGGACTCGCCGGACATGATCCGTAAGAAGTTCGCGCGCGCGACGACCGACTCGCAGCGCTCGATTGTCTTCGATGAGTCGCGGCCGGGCGTCACCAACCTGCTGACGATCTACGAGCTGTTCTCGGGCCAGAGCCGCGCGCAGATCGAAGCGCATTTCGCTGGCAAGGGCTACGGCGACCTGAAGAAGGAACTGGCCGAGGTCGTGATCGAAGGGCTGAAGCCGGTGCAGGCGCGCTTCGCGGAATTGACAAGCGACCCGGCCACGCTCGACGGCATCCTGCGCCAGAACGCCGAGGCGTGCGCCGCCATCGCCGACAAGACGCTGCGCGACATGCAGGTGGCGATGGGGCTGCGCTGA